The sequence below is a genomic window from Oscillospiraceae bacterium.
GGACATCATCCCCTCGGACCTCGCCACCTACGGCACGGAGGCGAAGAAGCTGCTGCAAGACCTGCAAAGCCGCAACGAGCGAATGTTCCTGCTGACCTTTATTGTGGTCAACACCGCAGGCAGCCGCCAGCAGCTTGACAACAACGTGTTTCAGGCGGCCTCCATCGCCCAGAAGTACAACTGCCAGCTTACCCGCCTTGATTTCCGTCAGGAGGAGGGGCTGATGAGCAGCCTCCCGCTGGGGCTGAACCAGATCGAGATACAGCGGGGCCTTACCACCTCCAGCGTCGCCATCTTCATTCCCTTTACCACGCAGGAGCTGTTTCAGGACGGCAAGGAAGCGCTGTACTGCGGGCTGAACGCCCTCTCCAACAACCTCATCATGGTAGACCGCAAGCGTCTCAAGAACCCCAATGGCCTCATCCTTGGTACTCCCGGCAGCGGCAAGAGCTTTGCCGCAAAGCGGGAGATTGCCAACGTGTTCCTCGTCACCGACGACGACATCATCATCTGCGACCCCGAAGCCGAGTACGGACCGCTGGTGGAGCGTCTGCACGGACAGGTCATTAAAATCTCCCCCACAAGCCCGCATTACATCAACCCTATGGACCTGAATCTCAACTATTCGGACGATGAAAATCCGCTGAGCCTGAAATCCGACTTCATCCTCTCCCTCTGCGAGCTGATCGTCGGCGGCAAGGACGGCCTCATGCCGGTGGAAAAGACCATCATCGACCGCTGTGTGCACATGGTGTACCGGGATTATCTCAGCGACCCTGTGCCGGAGAATATGCCGATTCTGGAGGACTTGTATAACGAGCTGCGGCGGCAGGAGGAAAAGGAGGCGCAGTACATCGCCACGGCTTTGGAAATCTACGTTTCCGGCTCCCTCAACGTGTTCAACCACCGCACCAACATCAACATTGAAAACCGTATTGTCAGCTTCGACATCAAGGAGCTGGGCAAGCAGCTCAAGAAGATCGGGATGCTCATCGTGCAGGACGCCGTGTGGAACAGAGTCACCATCAACCGGGAAGCCCACAAGTCCACTCGCTACTACATTGACGAAATGCACCTTTTGCTACGCGAAGAGCAGACCGCCGCCTACACGGTGGAAATCTGGAAGCGCTTCCGCAAGTGGGGCGGCATTCCCACCGGCATCACGCAGAATGTCAAAGACCTGCTCTCCTCCCGCGAGGTGGAGAACATCTTTGAGAACAGCGATTTCATCCTCATGCTCAATCAGGCCAGCGGCGACCGGCAGATTCTCGCCAAACAGCTCAATATCTCCCCCCATCAGCTCTCGTATGTCACCCACAGCGGTGAAGGCGAAGGGCTGCTTTTTTACGGCAACGTCATTCTTCCCTTTGTAGACCGCTTCCCCCGCGGGGAGCTTTACGACCTGCTCACCACCAAGCCACAGGAGCAGACTGCATAACAAAACAAGAAAGGAATTGCACGATGGAAAACAAACTGATGATTTTTGAAAACAACGCCTTTGGAAAGGTGCGAACGCTGAACCTCAACGGCGAGCCGTGGTTTGTAGCGGCGGATGTGTGCAAAGCGCTGGAACTGGGGAATCCGAGCATGACGGTTGAGCGTCTGGATGATGATGAAAAGGGTATCAGCACTATTGATACCCTTGGTGGGAAACAGCGCATGGCTATCATCAACGAACCCGGACTGTATTCGCTGGTGATCACCTCCCGCAAGCCGGAGGCAAAGGCGTTCAAGCGCTGGATCACCCATGAGGTCATTCCGGCCATCCGCAAGCACGGCGCGTACATGACGAAATCCGTGTTGGAGCAGGTGCTGGAAAACCCGGAGCTGGTGCTGCTCATGGCGCAGCGGATGCTGGAGGAACAGCGGAAAAACGAGCTGCTTCAGCAGGAGCTGCGGCTGGCAAAGCCCAAGGCGGACTTCTACGATGCGTTCATCCA
It includes:
- a CDS encoding conjugal transfer protein TraE, with protein sequence MSTRTKLTRAERRQIEAAIARAKRQDKKQKSAQDSIPFQRMFPDGICRVTDSYYTKTVQFQDINYQLNQNEDKTAIFDGWCDFLNYFDSSVRFQLSFVNMSANKDNYARYITISPQGDDFDSIRLEYTQMLQNQLARGNNGLIKTKYLTFGVEADGLKAAKPRLERIETDILNNFKRLGVAAEPMNGTERLRLLHGMLHMDEQEPFRFSWDWLAPSGLSVKDFIAPSSFEFRTGRSFGVGRRIGCASFLQILAPELNDRMLADFLDMESSLIVSMHVQSVDQVKAIKTIKRKITDLQKMTIEEQKKAVRAGYDMDIIPSDLATYGTEAKKLLQDLQSRNERMFLLTFIVVNTAGSRQQLDNNVFQAASIAQKYNCQLTRLDFRQEEGLMSSLPLGLNQIEIQRGLTTSSVAIFIPFTTQELFQDGKEALYCGLNALSNNLIMVDRKRLKNPNGLILGTPGSGKSFAAKREIANVFLVTDDDIIICDPEAEYGPLVERLHGQVIKISPTSPHYINPMDLNLNYSDDENPLSLKSDFILSLCELIVGGKDGLMPVEKTIIDRCVHMVYRDYLSDPVPENMPILEDLYNELRRQEEKEAQYIATALEIYVSGSLNVFNHRTNINIENRIVSFDIKELGKQLKKIGMLIVQDAVWNRVTINREAHKSTRYYIDEMHLLLREEQTAAYTVEIWKRFRKWGGIPTGITQNVKDLLSSREVENIFENSDFILMLNQASGDRQILAKQLNISPHQLSYVTHSGEGEGLLFYGNVILPFVDRFPRGELYDLLTTKPQEQTA
- a CDS encoding putative antirepressor - phage associated; the encoded protein is MENKLMIFENNAFGKVRTLNLNGEPWFVAADVCKALELGNPSMTVERLDDDEKGISTIDTLGGKQRMAIINEPGLYSLVITSRKPEAKAFKRWITHEVIPAIRKHGAYMTKSVLEQVLENPELVLLMAQRMLEEQRKNELLQQELRLAKPKADFYDAFIHPECCTNLRATAKELKVPEKMFTAFLIRKRYLYRAPSGTLLPYAKPASDGLFFVKDYIAVNGHQGVYTLVTPKGKSLFLSMLGEIA